A region of Haliotis asinina isolate JCU_RB_2024 chromosome 7, JCU_Hal_asi_v2, whole genome shotgun sequence DNA encodes the following proteins:
- the LOC137290848 gene encoding uncharacterized protein isoform X2: MEYKELILICVAGTAIIILLLVVMCFQLGLVDRIKKSRRRRSRRSEQETSEGSVTHSTPQKGQMKIQPINPTYSLSLEDPFRTSNEPGLKSSDEPVDTSVQDEPVSCPEGTECNIYAECLEDVSPAIETDGNLNTSVYLYMEKSTRNISKRSSSCVSPGASHLVDDPSGSGDRGWTNRHRSVPVARCPPLWTNPEAEMMTGETQSLEQDRIKTGTTHSVCEPLRSPLSLPPRPSTDISDDDESFGSADDLFKGGWWKSTESLNKGDCIDDDVFTRKSKQSLTGDGLNANYFIGGDWRISKQTSKGDLLKADGTCSKDLLSSKDISLMDDGFKTDKIFTGGWWESKGSLKIIEFENEDIKFRDPIRRKSFSGPSSSSRSIYVYMKTGTIPDSGRSLPQGRRRRSKSLTLPDVFQESTGSQADLTPPSLSVWYPPDFTESLQCPPPPHSPPKPCTSPHYVNFRGTLPNRF; encoded by the coding sequence AATAAAGAAGTCACGTCGGAGACGTTCCAGAAGGTCTGAACAAGAGACCTCTGAAGGGAGCGTCACACACAGCACGCCCCAAAAAGGCcaaatgaaaatacaaccaATAAACCCCACGTATTCTTTGTCACTGGAAGATCCTTTCAGGACGTCGAACGAACCCGGTCTGAAGTCGTCGGATGAGCCTGTTGATACTTCGGTTCAAGATGAACCCGTTTCATGTCCAGAAGGAACGGAATGCAACATTTATGCAGAATGTCTTGAAGATGTATCTCCTGCCATTGAAACTGACGGAAACCTCAACACATCTGTCTACCTATATATGGAGAAATCTACAAGAAACATCTCAAAAAGGAGCTCCTCCTGTGTATCTCCGGGTGCATCACACCTGGTTGATGACCCCTCGGGAAGTGGTGACAGGGGATGGACTAACCGCCATAGGTCGGTACCCGTTGCCCGTTGTCCTCCGCTATGGACAAATCCTGAAGCAGAAATGATGACAGGTGAAACCCAGAGCCTAGAACAAGATAGAATCAAAACCGGCACaacacattcagtttgtgaaccTCTACGAAGCCCTCTTTCCCTTCCACCAAGGCCATCGACTGACATTTCAGACGATGATGAATCCTTCGGATCAGCTGACGATCTGTTCAAAGGGGGATGGTGGAAGTCCACAGAATCTTTAAACAAAGGAGACTGCATCGATGATGATGTGTTCACACGGAAATCAAAGCAGTCACTGACGGGAGATGGACTCAATGCTAACTATTTCATCGGTGGCGATTGGCGTATATCCAAACAAACGTCTAAGGGAGATCTTCTAAAGGCCGACGGCACGTGCAGTAAGGATTTGTTGTCCTCTAAAGACATCTCATTAATGGACGATGGCTTCAAGACTGATAAGATCTTCACTGGGGGGTGGTGGGAATCAAAGGGATCATTGAAGATAATTGAATTTGAGAATGAGGACATCAAATTTAGAGATCCCATAAGAAGAAAGTCTTTCTCTGGTCCAAGTAGCTCTTCCAGGAGTATCTATGTTTACATGAAGACAGGTACAATACCTGATTCTGGTCGATCTCTTCCACAAGGTAGAAGGAGAAGAAGCAAAAGCTTAACCCTCCCGGATGTCTTTCAGGAAAGTACCGGATCTCAAGCAGATCTGACTCCTCCTTCTTTGTCTGTGTGGTACCCACCAGACTTTACAGAAAGCCTGCAGTGTCCCCCGCCGCCTCACTCACCACCCAAGCCGTGTACATCCCCACACTATGTCAACTTTCGTGGAACTCTGCCCAACCGATTCTAA
- the LOC137292025 gene encoding uncharacterized protein: MAADHCCVPLCTSDARNDGSLSFHTFPKPEALRKRWKVAIRRDEGPFFTITRKSVVCSKHLKAGGLQVHTSKEDPQARICAIHISLELGKYEVEESTSHPSSTYDSTESPTSSLLDRDPHEEEEDSLSAQTQTDVSLPDTQLLLKRILELEKEKDLLKQQLTIERFGLERFNGNDDLIQYYTSFRSYKLFRQFFEFVKPSASNMCSMYYACANAISLAGSIPIWPSRVTVDKYMPPEFQITYPSTRVILDCTELRIQIPSALVLNSMFYSHYKSSCTPKGLIGIAPNGAITFVSNLYTGVMSDVEITKLSGILDLLEPGDSVMTDKGFTIASILSERGVGLNIPPFLYSSGQFTPSEVEETQSIASLRIHVERLIRRVKENHLFDSTVSLAELGSINQLWTVACITSSFQGPLIKKK; encoded by the exons ATGGCTGCTGACCATTGTTGTGTACCTCTGTGTACATCCGATGCACGAAACGACGGTTCACTGTCATTTCACACGTTTCCAAAGCCCGAAGCTCTTCGAAAGAGGTGGAAAGTTGCTATTCGACGAGACGAAGGACCCTTCTTTACG ATAACAAGGAAGAGTGTTGTATGCTCGAAGCATTTGAAGGCCGGAGGACTACAAGTACACACCAGTAAGGAGGACCCTCAAGCAAGGATCTGTGCCATCCATATTTCCTTGGAACTTGGAAAATATGAAGTCGAGGAAAGCACCAGCCATCCGTCATCCACTTATGATTCAACAGAAAG TCCTACAAGCTCCCTGTTAGACCGTGACCCCCATGAAGAAGAGGAGGACAGTTTGTCAGCTCAGACCCAGACAGATGTCAGCCTGCCAGATACACAGCTTCTTCTAAAAAGAATTCTGGAGCTGGAGAAGGAGAAAGATTTGTTAAAACAACAGCTCACCATTGAGAGATTTGGATTAGAAAGATTCAATGGAAATGATGATCTCATCCAGTACTACACATCATTTCGTTCTTATAAATTATTCAGACAGttttttgaatttgtaaagCCAAGTGCCTCCAATATGTGCAGTATGTATTACGCATGTGCAAATGCcatttctcttgcag GATCAATTCCTATCTGGCCCTCCAGAGTGACAGTAGACAAATACATGCCTCCTGAGTTTCAGATAACATACCCATCTACTAGAGTCATTTTAGACTGTACGGAGCTCAGGATCCAAATTCCCTCAGCTTTGGTGTTAAATTCCATGTTTTATTCCCATTACAAAAGCTCCTGCACTCCGAAAGGCTTGATTGGCATTGCTCCAAATGGTGCTATTACCTTTGTATCTAATCTATACACTGGTGTCATGTCAGatgttgaaataacaaaatTGTCTGGCATTCTAGATTTGCTGGAGCCAGGGGACAGTGTTATGACTGACAAAGGATTTACTATTGCCAGTATACTGAGTGAGAGAGGTGTTGGTCTTAACATTCCTCCATTTCTGTATTCCTCTGGGCAGTTCACACCTAGTGAAGTAGAGGAGACCCAGTCCATTGCATCACTTAGGATTCATGTGGAAAGATTGATCAGAAGAGTTAAAGAGAATCACCTGTTTGATTCTACAGTATCTCTTGCAGAGCTGGGCAGCATCAATCAGCTGTGGACTGTAGCTTGCATTACTTCAAGTTTTCAAGGACCATTGATAAaaaagaaatga